One Thiocapsa sp. genomic window carries:
- the hslV gene encoding ATP-dependent protease subunit HslV — protein sequence MESFRGTTILSVRRGGKVVIGGDGQVSLGQTVMKGNARKVRRLFKGQVIAGFAGATADAFTLFERFEGKLEKHQGHLTRSAVELAKDWRTDRMLRRLEALLCIADAQTSLIISGTGDVIEPENDLMAIGSGGSFAQAAARALLENTELGAREIVEKGLNIAADICIYTNHNLVLEELDTER from the coding sequence ATGGAAAGTTTTCGCGGTACGACGATTCTCTCGGTTCGGCGCGGCGGCAAGGTCGTGATCGGCGGCGACGGGCAGGTCTCGCTCGGGCAGACGGTCATGAAGGGCAACGCGCGTAAGGTCCGCCGCCTCTTCAAAGGGCAGGTGATCGCCGGGTTCGCCGGGGCCACGGCAGACGCCTTCACGCTCTTCGAGCGCTTCGAGGGCAAGCTCGAGAAACACCAGGGCCATCTGACCCGATCCGCCGTCGAGCTGGCGAAGGACTGGCGTACCGACCGCATGCTGCGTCGCCTCGAGGCATTGCTCTGCATCGCCGACGCGCAGACCTCGCTCATCATCTCGGGCACCGGCGACGTGATCGAGCCCGAGAACGACCTCATGGCGATCGGGTCAGGCGGATCCTTCGCGCAGGCCGCGGCCCGCGCGCTGCTCGAGAACACCGAGCTCGGCGCCCGCGAGATCGTCGAGAAGGGCTTGAACATCGCCGCGGACATTTGCATTTATACTAATCACA